Proteins co-encoded in one Arachis hypogaea cultivar Tifrunner chromosome 13, arahy.Tifrunner.gnm2.J5K5, whole genome shotgun sequence genomic window:
- the LOC112736562 gene encoding mitogen-activated protein kinase 3, which yields MAGVNPNGAADFPAVPTHGGQFIQYNIFGNLFEVTAKYRPPIMPIGRGAYGIVCSVLNTETNELVAVKKIANAFDNHMDAKRTLREIKLLRHLDHENVIGLRDVIPPPLRREFNDVYIATELMDTDLHHIIRSNQGLSEEHCQYFLYQILRGLKYIHSANIIHRDLKPSNLLLNANCDLKIIDFGLARPTLENDFMTEYVVTRWYRAPELLLNSSDYTSAIDVWSVGCIFMELMNKKPLLPGKDHVHQMRLLTELLGTPTEADLGLVKSEDARRYIRQLPQYPRQPLARVFPHVHPLAIDLVDKMLTIDPTKRITVEEALAHPYLEKLHDIADEPVCMEPFSFDFEQQQLDEEQIKEMIYREALALNPEYA from the exons ATGGCCGGCGTTAATCCAAACGGTGCCGCGGATTTTCCGGCGGTTCCGACTCACGGTGGACAGTTCATTCAGTACAACATCTTCGGTAACCTCTTTGAGGTCACCGCTAAGTACCGTCCTCCGATCATGCCTATCGGTCGTGGAGCTTACGGAATCGTTTG CTCGGTGTTGAATACTGAGACTAATGAGCTGGTTGCTGTTAAGAAGATAGCGAACGCGTTCGATAATCACATGGATGCGAAGCGCACACTCCGTGAGATTAAGCTCCTGAGGCATCTGGATCATGAAAAC GTGATTGGTTTAAGAGATGTTATTCCTCCACCCCTTCGTAGAGAGTTTAATGATGTCTATATTGCTACGGAGCTCATGGATACTGATCTTCATCACATTATTCGCTCCAATCAGGGCCTGTCGGAGGAACACTGCCAG TACTTCTTGTATCAGATTCTTCGTGGGCTGAAGTACATACATTCTGCAAACATAATTCATAGAGATTTGAAACCAAGCAATCTGTTGCTGAATGCAAATTGCGATTTAAAGATTATTGATTTTGGTCTTGCGCGGCCAACTTTAGAAAATGATTTCATGACAGAGTATGTTGTCACAAGGTGGTACAGGGCTCCTGAACTGCTGTTGAACTCGTCTGATTACACTTCTGCAATTGATGTTTGGTCTGTTGGTTGCATCTTTATGGAACTCATGAATAAAAAGCCTCTCCTCCCAGGGAAGGATCACGTGCATCAGATGCGCCTATTGACAGAG CTTCTTGGCACTCCAACTGAGGCAGACCTTGGGTTAGTGAAAAGTGAGGATGCGAGAAGATATATCCGACAACTTCCTCAATATCCTCGCCAACCTTTAGCTAGGGTCTTCCCCCATGTTCATCCCTTGGCCATTGATCTTGTTGATAAAATGTTGACAATTGATCCAACTAAAAGAATTACAG TTGAAGAAGCACTGGCCCATCCATATCTTGAAAAGCTGCATGATATAGCCGACGAACCTGTCTGCATGGAACCATTCTCATTTGACTTTGAGCAACAGCAGTTGGATGAAGaacaaataaaagagatgatCTACAGAGAGGCATTGGCACTCAATCCTGAGTATGCTTAA
- the LOC112736563 gene encoding uncharacterized protein, which produces MDSISNIPLLEITAEDDSLLLDASTAGGDSAVSSAAAASTVFSCSPLISVRSLPRTNGRVGDVNSENASAATQKDSKNNKENVIWNNKPEAAKLSMEPQQMKRKKKEGGYNLRKSLAWNRAFFEEEGVLNPLELSMISGTATPKRPNTVLKAINEEEPASASIALKEIEDNLFKQSSEGVVCTENRSVGAAAFLSPKSGASTKVKAFASVAKRKVLANNDTVVNRPKRNVCLRPAASSSLKRPEPVKATNRESKATNIGPKSNASVVANTPRRETLITSLPKRNHNAHPATNIQKYAGAKGLSKNPRIVPLPNKPKVDQADKCSISRTVNKEARKHLDSSISEKSVPSGQHQSGSRGPNVSEACVPQVILETNEKKQVRQLQTTKPSGLRMPSPSLGFFSQAKSSNSHSQLQKSSIPCKPEENNFPKLRKLERHCMDEARLPQVSSKGSDIVENTINNCTEKFSLPDVRSEASTEVNSNRLTASVVESHSFVPGKISEQEMVENKQNYMNAELHFDLKSEEQAELHKSEGVSNMEDMEPPRHEKKLLSKSSHSHEQLEKEVDLPLEDTLHDVLSCASQLVVQEPEPIIHHSMHRTLIKRDNISNTMPDAVVQGEEQVTSNVLTSNESFLLQQKDTKSSNDTRHSGEFKEHNCVKTAEANDNAGGYDKQGDAAQADVLNGNPLANCSVSTPSILGVVNRQLEGEQISIPNHSIIGEISSEIENESQGNTSEVICVITVSSKHPLEKSVPEIRVGCESQPKVVESEYRQHSLNDQSGSIPGSVDEASHQIVDSKAMDNSTQPIELDRMCDDCIAVSSICDGEVKNVSPGSRTICENNTENIHFVKADCDSRANDMLINDHCNMSEWQLSDDDSSMDTSMSYDDQYDVSGNFEQHANILPEWQLGDDGSSRHTSTQLDDHHDVPGNFEQRADSHSDSETNKMVCEDESLVKTDGHLLDENEVCGATKDFISNTENSICSGSENPSRFLQLIVPAQSVTELDHTMSKSEKSLAKDVQPLNFAENPEIYNCNSEQCLSVANDQLPSVGDIDNNEKSHLSELQGTTVVYANSQHVNNIMHLEGDGETTNTAYSEEIKNQNLFEGASKGSIISTSESNYSNHHTQPTPEYKDGNLEADDRLECLQIGNMKVCSTDILPTEVQFNDQVVSAEFDSFIKSSEDITEEVVTCQSDVHCSSSENSKLPASDNEPFHTRIPQGSEVSSQEAKNNILEDHEFTNIDTQNQTTGSLHLAEESSKITHHEKSATKSKPEVPSVKIPPNVAPFSDEWLAAIEAAGEEILTMKGGAVQNSPPEKPQQEPSPWSPVRKHQAIGPYDCTKHTNIPHSDSS; this is translated from the exons aTGGATTCCATTTCTAACATCCCACTCTTAGAAATCACAGCCGAAGACGATTCCCTACTCTTAGATGCTTCCACCGCCGGAGGTGACTCTGCCGTCTCCTCCGCCGCCGCCGCGTCCACCGTCTTCTCCTGCTCTCCTCTAATATCTGTCCGATCTCTCCCTCGAACAA ATGGTAGGGTTGGTGACGTGAACTCCGAAAACGCCAGTGCCGCGACGCAGAAAGACAGTAAGAACAACAAAGAGAACGTGATTTGGAACAACAAACCGGAAGCGGCAAAGCTCAGCATGGAGCCTCAGcagatgaagaggaagaagaaagaaggaggctACAATTTGCGAAAAAGCTTGGCGTGGAATCGTGCTTTCTTCGAGGAAGAAG GTGTTTTGAACCCGTTGGAACTTTCGATGATTAGTGGCACTGCCACTCCTAAGAGGCCTAACACGGTGTTGAAAGCTATCAACGAGGAAGAGCCAGCTAGTGCCTCTATAGCACTTAAGGAAATTGAAGATAATTTGTTTAAGCAATCCTCGGAAGGTGTTGTTTGCACTGAAAATAGAAGCGTTGGTGCTGCTGCTTTTCTATCTCCCAAATCTGGAGCATCAACCAAGGTTAAAGCCTTTGCTTCTGTG GCTAAGCGGAAGGTGCTTGCAAACAATGATACTGTTGTGAATAGACCTAAACGAAACGTGTGTCTCCGGCCAGCAGCTTCATCTTCA CTGAAAAGACCTGAACCAGTGAAGGCAACAAATAGGGAATCAAAAGCCACTAATATTGGTCCAAAATCCAATGCATCGGTGGTTGCAAATACGCCCAGGAGAGAAACGTTGATCACAAGTTTACCTAAGAGAAATCACAATGCACATCCGG CTACTAATATCCAAAAGTATGCTGGAGCAAAAGGCTTGTCAAAAAACCCTAGAATTGTGCCACTGCCAAATAAGCCAAAAGTTGATCAGGCTGATAAATGTTCAATTTCCAGAACTGTCAACAAGGAAGCTAGAAAGCATTTG GATAGCTCAATCTCAGAAAAATCTGTACCATCTGGACAGCATCAATCAGGATCTAGAGGACCTAATGTTTCAGAAGCTTGTGTCCCACAAGTTATTTTGGAGACTAATGAGAAAAAACAAGTGAGACAGCTTCAGACAACAAAACCATCAGGCCTAAGGATGCCATCTCCCTCATTGGGATTCTTTTCTCAG GCCAAATCTTCCAATTCACACAGCCAATTACAGAAAAGCTCTATACCTTGCAAACCTGAAGAGAATAATTTTCCCAAATTAAGGAAGTTGGAAAGACATTGTATGGATGAGGCAAGACTCCCACAAGTATCTAGTAAAGGGTCTGACATTGTTGAAAACACAATAAATAATTGCACTGAGAAATTCAGTTTGCCAGATGTAAGGTCAGAAGCAAGCACTGAAGTAAATAGTAATCGTTTAACAGCATCAGTAGTGGAAAGTCATTCATTTGTCCCTGGAAAGATAAGTGAGCAAGAAATGGTTGAAAACAAGCAGAACTACATGAATGCAGAGCTACACTTTGACTTAAAATCTGAAGAACAAGCAGAACTACACAAAAGCGAAGGTGTCTCTAACATGGAGGACATGGAACCCCCTAGACATGAAAAGAAGCTTCTTTCAAAGAGTAGTCATAGCCATGAGCAGTTGGAGAAAGAGGTTGACCTCCCTTTGGAAGACACGTTACATGATGTTCTGTCCTGTGCGAGTCAGTTGGTAGTTCAAGAACCAGAGCCCATAATCCATCATAGCATGCATAGAACTTTAATAAAGAGAGATAATATTTCCAATACAATGCCAGATGCCGTGGTACAAGGTGAAGAACAAGTCACTAGTAATGTTCTGACTTCTAATGAAAGCTTCTTGCTACAGCAAAAAGATACCAAGTCTTCCAACGATACAAGACATTCTGGAGAATTCAAGGAACACAATTGTGTCAAGACTGCAGAAGCAAATGACAATGCTGGTGGTTATGACAAACAAGGAGATGCTGCACAAGCGGATGTATTGAATGGGAATCCCTTGGCCAATTGCAGCGTCAGTACCCCAAGTATTTTAGGGGTAGTTAATCGGCAGTTAGAGGGGGAACAAATCAGTATTCCAAATCATAGTATAATAGGAGAAATTAGTTCAGAAATTGAAAATGAATCCCAGGGAAATACTTCTGAGGTCATTTGTGTGATAACTGTATCCTCCAAACATCCCCTTGAGAAGTCTGTACCAGAAATTCGTGTTGGTTGTGAAAGTCAACCAAAAGTAGTTGAAAGTGAATACCGCCAGCATTCACTCAATGATCAATCAGGTTCCATTCCAGGATCAGTGGATGAAGCAAGCCACCAGATTGTTGATTCAAAAGCAATGGATAATAGCACTCAACCAATTGAACTGGATAGGATGTGTGACGATTGCATAGCTGTTTCAAGTATTTGTGACGGTGAGGTAAAAAATGTATCTCCAGGAAGCAGAACAATTTGTGAGAATAATACAGAAAATATTCACTTTGTGAAAGCTGACTGTGACTCAAGGGCAAATGATATGTTGATTAATGACCACTGCAACATGTCTGAATGGCAGCTTAGTGATGATGATTCTTCAATGGATACCTCTATGAGCTATGATGATCAGTATGATGTCTCAGGAAACTTTGAGCAGCATGCTAATATACTTCCTGAATGGCAGCTTGGAGATGATGGTTCTTCTAGGCACACTTCAACACAATTAGATGATCACCATGATGTCCCAGGAAATTTTGAGCAACGAGCTGATTCACATTCAGATTCTGAAACAAACAAAATGGTTTGTGAAGATGAGAGTTTGGTGAAAACTGACGGTCACTTGCTTGATGAGAATGAAGTTTGTGGTGCGACCAAAGATTTCATTTCAAACACCGAAAACTCTATTTGTAGTGGATCTGAAAACCCCTCCCGCTTTTTGCAACTCATTGTACCAGCTCAGTCGGTCACGGAATTAGATCACACTATGAGCAAGAGTGAGAAATCACTTGCGAAAGATGTACAGCCCCTGAACTTTGCTGAAAATCCTGAGATTTATAATTGCAACAGTGAACAGTGTCTTTCAGTTGCCAATGATCAGCTTCCGTCGGTGGGTGATATTGACAATAATGAAAAATCTCATCTTTCGGAACTGCAGGGGACTACTGTTGTTTATGCAAATTCGCAGCATGTTAATAACATAATGCACTTGGAGGGTGATGGGGAGACTACAAATACTGCTTACTCTGAAGAAATCAAGAACCAAAATCTATTTGAGGGTGCATCAAAAGGAAGCATTATCTCTACAAGTGAAAGCAACTATTCAAATCATCATACACAACCAACGCCAGAGTACAAAGATGGAAATCTTGAAGCGGATGACAGGTTAGAATGCCTGCAAATTGGTAATATGAAAGTTTGTTCCACTGACATATTGCCAACAGAAGTTCAATTCAATGATCAAGTTGTGTCTGCTGAGTTTGATTCCTTCATAAAAAGCAGTGAAGATATCACCGAAGAGGTAGTTACTTGCCAATCTGATGTGCATTGTTCTTCTAGTGAAAATTCGAAGTTACCAGCTTCAGATAATGAGCCCTTTCACACAAGAATCCCACAAGGGAGCGAAGTTAGTTCCCAGGAAGCGAAAAATAACATTCTTGAGGATCATGAGTTCACTAATATTGACACTCAGAATCAGACAACTGGCAGCCTTCATTTAGCAGAAGAAAGCAGCAAAATAACTCATCA CGAGAAATCTGCGACGAAAAGCAAGCCGGAAGTCCCTTCTGTGAAGATTCCACCAAATGTTGCTCCGTTTTCTGATGAATGGTTAGCTGCAATTGAAGCTGCTGGAGAG GAGATTCTTACAATGAAAGGCGGTGCAGTACAAAATTCCCCCCCTGAGAAGCCTCAGCAAGAACCAAGTCCTTGGTCCCCG GTTCGTAAACATCAAGCCATTGGACCGTATGATTGTACGAAACACACTAATATCCCACATTCCGATTCCTCATGA
- the LOC112736564 gene encoding V-type proton ATPase subunit a1 encodes MERLPPMDLMRSEKMTLVQLIIPAESAHRAVSYLGELGLLQFRDLNAEKSPFQRTFVNQVKRCAEISRKLRFFKDQISKAGVVSSDPVMQPDIHLEDLEIQLAEHEHVLTEMNSNSEKLQQSYMELLEFKVVLQKASAVLFSNHGHAVPEERELEENINSKGDYVETPFLFEQETSMEPTNQSGLRFISGTICKSKVLNFERMLFRATRGNMLFNQEPADDQLMDPISNEMIEKAVFVVLFSGERARTKILKICEAFGAHSYPVPEDISKQRQIINEVSSRLADIEATLDAGTRHRNKALASVGDNVEKWMDMVRREKAVYDTLNMLNFDVTKKCLVGEGWCPISATAQIQEALQRATFDSNSLVGIIFHSMDALESPPTYFRTNNFTSPYQEIVDAYGVARYQEANPAVYTVITFPFLFAVMFGDWGHGICLLLGALVLIACEKKLSAQRLGSFMEMLFGGRYVLLLMSLFSIYCGLIYNEFFCVPFHIFGASAYKCRDNSCRDAHTIGLVKYRETYPFGVDPRWRGSRSELAFLNSLKMKMSILLGVVHMNLGILLSYFNACFFGNSIDIRYQFVPQMIFLNSLFGYLSLLIVVKWCTGSQADLYHVMIYMFLSPFEKLGENQLFWGQGVLQVVLLLSALIAVPWMLFPKPFILKKLYDERFFQGQTYGKLNTTEMDPEVEPGSAGQHQEEFNFSEVFVHQMIHAIEFVLGSVSNTASYLRLWALSLAHSELSTVFYEKVLLLAWGYENLIIRIIGLVVFAFATAFILLMMESLSAFLHALRLHWVEFQNKFYYGDGYKFKPFSFASLIDDEN; translated from the exons ATGGAACGGCTCCCGCCGATGGATCTGATGCGCTCCGAGAAGATGACGCTCGTCCAACTCATCATTCCCGCCGAGTCCGCTCACCGAGCCGTCTCCTATCTCGGCGAACTCGGCCTCCTCCAATTCCGAGAC TTAAATGCTGAGAAAAGTCCCTTTCAGAGAACGTTTGTTAACCAG GTGAAGCGATGTGCAGAAATTTCAAGAAAGCTACGATTCTTCAAGGATCAAATCAGTAAAGCTGGTGTAGTATCTTCTGATCCAGTAATGCAGCCAGATATTCACTTGGAGGATTTAGAG ATACAACTTGCTGAGCATGAACATGTGCTAACTGAAATGAATTCTAACAGTGAGAAACTTCAGCAATCATATATGGAACTCTTGGAGTTCAAAGTTGTATTGCAAAAG GCATCTGCTGTTCTATTTTCAAATCATGGCCATGCTGTTCCAGAAGAGAGAGAACTAGAGGAGAATATTAACTCAAAAGGAGATTATGTTGAGACACCATTTTTGTTTGAACAG GAAACGAGTATGGAGCCAACAAATCAATCTGGTTTAAGATTTATCAGCGGCACAATTTGTAAATCCAAAGTTCTTAACTTTGAAAGGATGTTGTTTCGTGCTACAAGAGGCAACATGCTGTTCAATCAGGAACCAGCTGATGACCAACTCATGGATCCTATTTCAAATGAGAtg ATAGAGAAAGCAGTATTTGTGGTGCTTTTCTCTGGGGAGCGAGCAAGAACAAAGATTCTGAAAATTTGTGAGGCGTTTGGGGCACATAGTTACCCTGTCCCTGAAGATATAAGTAAACAGAGGCAGATAATTAACGAG GTTTCATCACGTCTTGCTGACATAGAAGCTACTTTGGATGCTGGGACTAGGCACCGGAATAAGGCTCTAGCTTCTGTAGGAGATAATGTTGAAAAATGGATGGACATG GTAAGAAGAGAGAAAGCCGTCTATGATACGTTGAACATGCTAAACTTTGATGTCACAAAAAAATGTCTTGTTGGGGAAGGATGGTGCCCTATATCTGCAACAGCACAG ATTCAGGAGGCATTGCAACGTGCAACTTTTGATAGCAATTCACTAGTTGGCATAATCTTTCATTCAATGGATGCACTGGAATCTCCGCCTACATATTTTAGGACCAACAATTTCACAAGCCCATATCAGGAAATCGTTGATGCATATGG TGTTGCAAGATATCAAGAAGCGAATCCTGCAGTTTACACGGTTATTACATTCCCATTTCTTTTCGCGGTGATGTTTGGGGACTGGGGTCATGGAATTTGCCTATTGCTTGGAGCATTAGTCCTTATAGCATGTGAAAAAAAGCTCAGCGCTCAG AGACTTGGAAGCTTTATGGAGATGCTATTTGGCGGGCGCTATGTgcttcttttaatgtcattatttTCAATCTACTGTGGGTTAATCTACAATGAATTTTTCTGTGTTCCTTTTCACATATTTGGAGCGTCGGCTTACAAATGCCGAGATAATTCATGCAG GGATGCGCATACCATTGGTTTAGTCAAATATCGAGAAACATACCCATTTGGTGTGGATCCCAGATGGCGTGGAAGTCGTTCAGAATTGGCTTTCCTTAACTCCCTCAAGATGAAGATGTCCATTCTACTTGGTGTGGTGCATATGAACTTAGGAATTCTGTTGAGTTATTTCAACGCTTGTTTTTTTGGTAACTCAATAGATATAAG GTACCAGTTTGTGCCACAAATGATTTTCCTCAACAGTCTATTTGGGTATCTTTCCCTTCTCATTGTTGTTAAGTGGTGTACTGGCTCACAAGCGGACCTCTATCATGTAATGATTTACATGTTTTTAAGCCCGTTTGAGAAACTTGGTGAGAATCAGTTATTCTGGGGCCAAGGGGTACTTCAA GTAGTTTTGTTACTTTCTGCTCTAATTGCAGTTCCTTGGATGCTCTTTCCAAAACCTTTTATACTAAAGAAGCTTTATGATGAG AGATTTTTTCAAGGGCAAACTTATGGTAAGCTTAATACAACTGAGATGGACCCTGAGGTGGAACCAGGTTCAGCAGGGCAACATCAGGAGGAATTCAATTTCAGTGAGGTCTTTGTCCACCAAATGATTCACGCCATTGAGTTTGTTCTAGGCTCAGTTTCAAATACAGCATCTTATCTTCGACTTTGGGCATTAAG CTTGGCTCACTCAGAACTTTCAACTGTTTTTTATGAGAAAGTCCTGCTTCTTGCTTGGGG GTATGAAAATCTCATCATTCGGATAATAGGGCTAGTTGTTTTTGCCTTTGCAACTGCCTTTATACTACTCATGATGGAGAGTCTGAGTGCGTTTCTTCATGCCCTGCGTCttcattgggtagaatttcaaaataaattctACTATGGCGATGGCTACAAGTTCAAACCTTTTTCCTTTGCCTCCTTAATAGATGATGAAAATTGA